One Stigmatella aurantiaca genomic window, ACGTGGTGGTCGAGGATCGCTTCGTGGACATCGTCGCCGAGGGGTACGACGCCGGCGTTCGCCTCAGCGAGGCGATCGAGCGCGACATGGTGCAAGTGCGCCTCACCGAGGCCTTTCGCTTCGTCGTCGTCGGAGCGCCCAGCTACCTCGAACGCTACGGCGAACCGCAGAAGCCAGAGGATCTTCTGCGCCACGAGTGCATCACCTTCCGCTCACAGACGACCGGGACGCCTTACGCGTGGGAACTGGAGCGGGGGCGCAAGACTTGGCGCCTCCCGGTGCGCGGTGGAGTGGTCGTTTCAGGCGACGGCGGCGCGCTCGTGTCATTGGCGGAAGCGGGCGCTGGCCTGACGTACGCCTTCGAGGCCGATGTGAAGGAGCAGGTGAGAACCGGGCGACTCAAAATCGTCCTTGAGTCTTACGCACCCGAAGTCCCGGGCTTCTTCCTCTACTTCCCAAGTCGCGCTCAGCGTTCAGGGCCGTTGCGGTTATTCGTCGAGGCGGCACGAGAACTTGCCGTGAAGGCGCTGTGACCGCAGGCGCAACGCCGCGACTGTAAAGCCCACCTGGACAGGCCATCCCTACTCGTCCGGTAGTTAGCCACCGGCTTCAGTCGTTAACTCCTCAGCGACGACACAGAGGCCGCCCAATACCGGGCGCGCCGTCGATCGAGGAGCAATCATGAAGAAGGCTTCATCCACCACGAAGACGGTCACCCGTGCCGCGTCTCTCCGACGGCACTTCATCATCGCCGGAGCGGCGCTTTCCGCAGCAAGTGCGTCGGCTGCGGAGAGCAAGGTCGCGGCGCCTACGGCGCGCGAAATCCGTCAAGCCTCCGGACCTACGGATGGCTTCGACGTGAGGAGCGTCCGGTTCAAGAACGGCGCGATTCAGATGGCAGGAAACCTGTACGTCCCGAAGGGGTTCGACCCGAGCCGGAAGTACGCGGCGGTTGTGGTGCTCCATCCGGCCGGCGGCGTAAAGGAGCAGACGGCAGGCCTCTATGCGCAGCGGCTGGCCAGTCAGGGCTTCGTCACTCTGGCGTACGACGCCTCACACCAGGGAGAGAGCGGCGGGGAGCCGCGGTTCCTCGAGAGTCCGGAAGCGCGCGTGGCGGATACCCGGAGTGCCGTCGACTTCCTCACGACGCTCGGGTACGTCGATCGCAATCGCATCGGCGCGCTCGGGATCTGCGCGGGGAGCGGGTATGCGGTGAAGGCGACCATGCTCGATCGGCGCATCAAGGCCATCGCGACGGTCAGCGCCTTCGACATCGGAACCGGGTTCCGCAAAGGATGGGTGGGCAACGTCCCACTCGCAGAACAGCTCGCGACCCTGGAGAAGGTATCCGCGCAGCGCACGGCCGAAGCAGGCGGCGGGGAGCCTATCTACGTCAACTATGTGCCCGAGACGGTGGACGCGTCCACGCATCGCGACATGCGCGAAGCCCACGCGTACTACCGGACGCCGGCAGGGCACATGCACCCGAACTCGCAGAACAAGATGCTCTTCACGAGCCTCGACAAGATCTACGCCTTCACCGGCTTCGATCAGGTCGAGACGCTGTTGACGCAGCCTCTTCTGGTCGTTGCCGGCAGCGAGGCCGGCTCCCTCTGGCACAGCCGGGATCTCTTCGCGAAGAAGAAGGGAGACAAGGAGCTGTTCGTCATCAAGGGCGCCACGCACATGGACCTCTACGCGGGCGAACACGTCGACCAGGCGTTGCAGAAGCTGACGCCGTTCTACAAGCAGAAGCTCTGATCGGCGTTTGAGCGCGGCTTAATGAACGTGCCGCTCACGGGACACGAGGCCTTCACCACGAGGAGGCGTCGCGGCCGACCCGCCGCGCAGCTCGGGTCCGTCGCGACATCATTGTGAAGCACTTCTCCGCAGACCCGCGCTGGAGGCGGCGGGTTCGATTCCCGCCGCCTCCACGGTTCTACTCCATGATGGAGACCGGGGGCTGACGCGCTATCGCCCAGCCTATCCAGGAGGTGTTCGCAAGCCCCGTGATTGATGAGTCCGGCATGGCGTCCCTGTAATCTTCGGTGGTGCTCCCGGTGCGCGGGGGCCGTAGCCGGGAGGCTCCACATGCTGCGCTGGGCGGTGGTGCTGCTGGTCGTGTTCCTCTCATCAGGGTGCAGTGCCTCAACAAAGGTCGTGGTTCGCTTGGACACAGGCCAAGGCGAGCCCCTTGTCCACACTCCGCGCCGCGACGTGGAGCCGGTGGCGGTGAGCGGACAGGAGTTCAGGAAGGCCGTCGCACAACATGCCCCTTCTGTGCCTCCAGTAGAGCGGCCCCTGGAGCACGCCGGGCGGCTGTTCGGAGTGCCCGAGCGGAGCGGCTGGTTCTGGTACGAGGGGAGGAGCCAACGGCTCATGGCCTCGGCGCCTGGCAGCCGCCGTCACCTGCGCCTGCTGCCCGAGGACGAGGAACTGAAGCGCGGCTACCTGCGGTGGTGCGAGCAGACCTGGGGGGGCGGAGATTGCCTGCGCCTGTTGGTGGACAAGCCCTTTCTGGATGGGGATGCCAAGTATGCGCTGGCCATGGCCATCGCCCACAGCAAGGTGCTGGGCCCCATGAAGGAAGAACTCGCCCGGCAGGTCAGCCCCCAGGCCATCGTGGCCACGGTCGTTGGTGGCCTGACCATGTACGCGATCCTGCTCGCGCTGCCCGAACCGGTGAGCAAGGGCATCGCTGCGCTGCTGACGGTCGGGGCCATGGCCTACCTAGGCTGGGACACGGTGTGGCGGCTGATAGATGGGTGGCTGGTGCTGATGGAGGAGGTGGACAGAGCCACCACTTTCGAGGCGCTCTCCGCGTCCGGAGAGAAGTTCGGGAACACGATGGGAGAGAAGGCGGCGCGAGCCTTCGTCATGCTGGCGATGGTGGCGATGGGGAACACGGTGACAGGCATGGCGACGACCCTGCCGAAGTTGCCGGGAGCCGGACAGGCTGCGGCGGTGGCCGAGAAGCAGCTGAACATCCGCTTCACATCCCCAGCTCTGGCTCAAGTGGAGTCGGTCGCCATTACCTCCGAGGGAGTCACCCTCGTGCTGGCCCCCCATGCGGTGGCCATGGCGGCGCGCGACAGCTCCGGCGGCAAGGCAGGCGCGAAGGCTGCACCGCCCAGCTCCGGTGGTCCCGGGGAATGGGTCCGGGCGGACGAGTACATGCCCGAGCAGTCACGCCGCTATCAGGCTCAGGTGACAGGGGCCCCCGAAGGCACTGCCTACCGCGTGAAACGGGGTGACAAGGAGGTGGACTTCGACGGTTTCGACCAGAGAGGGCTGATCGAGGCCAAAGGCACCGGCTACGCGAAGTGGATTGATGAGGATCTGAACTTTGTCGAGTTCTTCGAGGGGCGCAACCAAATGCTTGAGCAGGCGAGGCGCCAGTTCAAAGTCGCCAACGGAACGCCCATTCGGTGGAGCGTCGCCGAGGAGAGACTCGCACGTGCACTCAGGAGGATGTTTGGGCTTGCCCCGATTTGGTGGACACAGGACTTAAGCTGCCAACGTAACAGGTAGGGCCGCGTTCTCAAAGTCCACGGGGCTTAGATAGCCCAGCGTGGAGTGCCGCCGCTGCCGATTGTAGAAGACCTCGATGTACTCGAAGAGTGCCGAGCGGGCCTGCTGCCGCGTGGCGAAGGCAGTCCGGTAGACCAGCTCCTGCTTCAGGCTGCTGAAGAAGCTCTCCACCACGGCGTTGTCCCAGCAG contains:
- a CDS encoding LysR family transcriptional regulator yields the protein MHTPPFSHLHAFLAVARLRSFTAAARELGVSRSAVSQAIRQLEEQLRVVLLSRTTRSVSPTDAGKRLVEAAGPGLSQVLAALATASAEPGEVVGRLRLSAPRMAVPFVITPVVPTFRLRHPRVEVDVVVEDRFVDIVAEGYDAGVRLSEAIERDMVQVRLTEAFRFVVVGAPSYLERYGEPQKPEDLLRHECITFRSQTTGTPYAWELERGRKTWRLPVRGGVVVSGDGGALVSLAEAGAGLTYAFEADVKEQVRTGRLKIVLESYAPEVPGFFLYFPSRAQRSGPLRLFVEAARELAVKAL
- a CDS encoding alpha/beta hydrolase; its protein translation is MKKASSTTKTVTRAASLRRHFIIAGAALSAASASAAESKVAAPTAREIRQASGPTDGFDVRSVRFKNGAIQMAGNLYVPKGFDPSRKYAAVVVLHPAGGVKEQTAGLYAQRLASQGFVTLAYDASHQGESGGEPRFLESPEARVADTRSAVDFLTTLGYVDRNRIGALGICAGSGYAVKATMLDRRIKAIATVSAFDIGTGFRKGWVGNVPLAEQLATLEKVSAQRTAEAGGGEPIYVNYVPETVDASTHRDMREAHAYYRTPAGHMHPNSQNKMLFTSLDKIYAFTGFDQVETLLTQPLLVVAGSEAGSLWHSRDLFAKKKGDKELFVIKGATHMDLYAGEHVDQALQKLTPFYKQKL
- a CDS encoding Tox-REase-5 domain-containing protein — protein: MASAPGSRRHLRLLPEDEELKRGYLRWCEQTWGGGDCLRLLVDKPFLDGDAKYALAMAIAHSKVLGPMKEELARQVSPQAIVATVVGGLTMYAILLALPEPVSKGIAALLTVGAMAYLGWDTVWRLIDGWLVLMEEVDRATTFEALSASGEKFGNTMGEKAARAFVMLAMVAMGNTVTGMATTLPKLPGAGQAAAVAEKQLNIRFTSPALAQVESVAITSEGVTLVLAPHAVAMAARDSSGGKAGAKAAPPSSGGPGEWVRADEYMPEQSRRYQAQVTGAPEGTAYRVKRGDKEVDFDGFDQRGLIEAKGTGYAKWIDEDLNFVEFFEGRNQMLEQARRQFKVANGTPIRWSVAEERLARALRRMFGLAPIWWTQDLSCQRNR